In a single window of the Leisingera daeponensis DSM 23529 genome:
- a CDS encoding type II secretion system F family protein, with amino-acid sequence MQLSAEPLIYGLIFFGVLALVEGLYLFTFGKSISLNSRVNRRLEMMEKGSNREQVLEQLRKELGQHAKSQSIPLYSLLSERAQKAAIAFSPKQLILIMAGLAALAFVGLSIGTSAPLPVRILGSVIIGVGAVFFWVNKKAAKRMAMIEEQLPDAVELMVRSLRVGHPFTSAVQIVANEVEDPLATEFGIISDECAYGRDIGEALKEMAERLDMQDMRFLAVAVTIQQQSGGNLAEVLAGLAKVIRARFRLFRRVKAITAEAQWSGKFLSGFPLFCLAGILVKDPNYYDKVLDHPWFIPACFTVGVMLTANLFVMRMLTNIKV; translated from the coding sequence ATGCAGCTGAGTGCGGAACCGCTTATCTACGGCCTGATCTTCTTCGGGGTGCTGGCCCTGGTCGAGGGCCTGTATCTGTTCACCTTCGGCAAATCCATCAGCCTCAACAGCCGGGTCAACCGCCGGCTGGAGATGATGGAGAAGGGCAGCAACCGCGAGCAGGTGCTGGAGCAGCTGCGCAAGGAACTGGGCCAGCACGCAAAATCGCAGTCGATCCCGCTGTACTCGCTGCTGTCGGAACGGGCGCAGAAGGCGGCCATCGCCTTTTCACCGAAACAGCTGATCCTGATCATGGCCGGGCTGGCCGCGCTGGCCTTCGTCGGCCTCAGCATCGGCACCTCCGCCCCCCTGCCCGTCCGCATTCTCGGGTCCGTCATCATCGGTGTCGGCGCGGTGTTCTTCTGGGTCAACAAGAAGGCCGCCAAACGTATGGCGATGATCGAGGAGCAGCTGCCCGACGCGGTAGAGCTGATGGTGCGCTCCCTGCGTGTCGGCCACCCGTTCACCTCTGCCGTGCAGATCGTCGCCAACGAGGTCGAGGACCCGCTGGCCACCGAATTCGGCATCATCTCCGATGAATGCGCCTATGGCCGCGATATCGGCGAAGCGCTCAAGGAAATGGCGGAGCGGCTGGACATGCAGGACATGCGCTTCCTTGCGGTCGCGGTGACGATCCAGCAGCAGTCGGGCGGCAACCTGGCCGAAGTGCTGGCAGGCCTGGCCAAGGTGATCCGCGCCCGCTTCCGCCTGTTCCGCCGGGTGAAGGCCATCACCGCAGAGGCGCAATGGTCGGGCAAGTTTCTGTCAGGCTTCCCGCTGTTCTGTCTGGCTGGCATCCTGGTGAAGGACCCCAACTATTATGACAAGGTGCTGGATCACCCCTGGTTCATTCCCGCCTGTTTCACGGTTGGCGTGATGCTGACGGCCAACCTCTTTGTCATGCGCATGCTGACCAATATCAAAGTCTAA
- a CDS encoding CpaF family protein: protein MFSKYKKQAPKPAAPAPEPLAAPAAAAAPAASLRRPVQRKAAEAQPMDKERKRKERLSEIKVQLHRELLENLNLAALERAGEAELRSEIATIATEILAEKSIVLNREDRQQLNKELYDEVTGLGPLETLLQDESISDILVNGPHQIFVERSGKLQLSDITFKDEKHLMRIIDKIVSAVGRRVDESNPYVDARLADGSRFNAMVPPIAVDGSLVSIRKFKKDKLGIDDLVQFGAFTEEMAAYLQAAVSTRLNVIVSGGTGSGKTTTLNALSSFIDNSERILTIEDTAELQLQQTHVGRMESRPPNVEGKGEVSPRDCLKNALRMRPDRIIVGETRGEEVIDMLQAMNTGHDGSMTTIHANSARDGISRLENMIAMAGIEMPIKAVRSQIASAVNLIVQASRLQDGSRRMTSITEITGMEGDVISMQEIFRFQRVGLTPDNKIIGHFTATGVRSHYSERFRLWGYDLPPSIYEPTVMEKR, encoded by the coding sequence ATGTTTTCCAAGTATAAGAAACAAGCGCCGAAACCTGCCGCGCCGGCACCTGAACCGCTTGCAGCACCCGCTGCCGCTGCCGCCCCTGCCGCCAGCCTGCGCCGCCCGGTGCAGCGCAAGGCGGCTGAGGCGCAGCCGATGGACAAGGAGCGCAAGCGCAAGGAGCGTCTGAGCGAAATCAAGGTCCAGCTGCACCGGGAGCTGCTGGAGAACCTGAACCTGGCTGCCCTGGAACGCGCCGGCGAAGCGGAACTGCGCTCCGAGATTGCCACCATCGCCACGGAGATCCTGGCCGAGAAAAGCATCGTCCTGAACCGCGAGGACCGCCAGCAGCTCAACAAGGAGCTGTATGACGAGGTCACGGGCCTGGGCCCTCTGGAGACGCTGCTGCAGGATGAATCGATCAGCGATATCCTGGTGAACGGCCCGCATCAGATCTTTGTCGAACGCAGCGGCAAGCTTCAGCTTTCCGACATCACCTTCAAGGATGAGAAGCACCTGATGCGGATCATCGATAAGATCGTCTCTGCCGTGGGACGCCGGGTCGATGAATCCAACCCTTACGTGGACGCCCGCCTCGCCGACGGCTCGCGCTTCAACGCGATGGTGCCGCCGATTGCGGTGGACGGCTCGCTGGTGTCGATCCGGAAGTTCAAGAAGGACAAGCTGGGCATCGACGACCTGGTGCAGTTCGGCGCCTTCACCGAGGAAATGGCGGCCTATCTGCAAGCCGCCGTCTCCACCCGCCTGAACGTGATCGTCTCCGGCGGTACCGGCTCCGGCAAAACCACGACGCTCAACGCCCTGTCGTCCTTCATCGACAACTCCGAACGCATCCTCACCATCGAGGACACCGCGGAACTTCAACTGCAGCAGACCCATGTGGGCCGGATGGAAAGCCGCCCGCCCAACGTGGAAGGCAAGGGCGAGGTGTCCCCGCGCGACTGTCTGAAGAACGCACTGCGGATGCGGCCCGACCGCATCATCGTCGGCGAAACCCGCGGCGAGGAAGTGATCGACATGCTGCAGGCCATGAACACCGGCCACGACGGCTCGATGACGACGATCCACGCCAACTCCGCCCGCGACGGCATTTCCCGTCTGGAAAACATGATCGCCATGGCGGGGATCGAGATGCCGATCAAGGCGGTGCGCAGCCAGATTGCGTCGGCTGTGAACCTGATCGTGCAGGCCTCCCGCCTGCAGGACGGCTCCCGCCGGATGACCTCGATCACCGAAATCACCGGGATGGAAGGCGACGTGATCTCGATGCAGGAAATCTTCCGCTTCCAGCGCGTCGGCCTGACCCCGGACAACAAGATCATCGGCCACTTCACCGCCACCGGAGTGCGCAGCCACTATTCCGAGCGTTTCCGCCTGTGGGGGTACGACCTTCCGCCCTCGATCTATGAACCCACCGTGATGGAGAAGCGCTGA
- a CDS encoding AAA family ATPase, producing the protein MSSGMPQTETPAIVACTISRDVQNFDLLIEDMEASLGEAWGDLGFTEALAFFGQTEAEPLQFVALAIDSADEGDLPLMGEIITQAKARGIKVILIAEDVTPAALHTLLRQGADEFVPYPLPEQELQAAIERLQAPPPPAAQKPHQLQSGSQREGAVIVCHGLAGGTGSTTMAVNLAWELAALSEQEEPSVCLLDLDLQHGSVSTYLDLPRREVVMEMLSESESMDEELFGQSLLPFQEKLQVLTAPLEMVPLDLLSPEDITRVIEMARSHFDFVVIDMPHTLVQWSETVLTTAHVYFALIELDMRSAQNALRMKRALQSEDLPFEKLRFALNRAPKFTDLAGKSRVKRMAESLSISIDLQLPDGGKQVLQSCDHGLPLAVSAAKNPLRKEIAKLAASLHALGRSEAEAA; encoded by the coding sequence ATGAGCAGCGGTATGCCGCAAACGGAAACACCAGCAATTGTTGCCTGCACAATCAGCCGCGATGTGCAGAACTTCGACCTTCTGATCGAGGATATGGAAGCCTCGCTGGGAGAGGCCTGGGGCGATCTGGGCTTCACCGAGGCGCTGGCGTTCTTTGGTCAGACCGAGGCGGAGCCGCTGCAATTTGTTGCTCTGGCCATCGACAGCGCCGACGAGGGGGATCTGCCGCTGATGGGGGAGATCATCACCCAGGCCAAGGCGCGCGGCATCAAGGTCATTCTGATTGCAGAAGACGTCACCCCGGCCGCGCTGCACACGCTGTTGCGGCAGGGCGCGGATGAGTTTGTCCCCTACCCGCTGCCCGAGCAGGAGCTGCAGGCCGCCATTGAACGGCTGCAGGCACCGCCGCCGCCAGCGGCGCAAAAGCCGCATCAGCTGCAATCCGGCAGCCAGCGTGAAGGCGCGGTGATCGTCTGCCACGGGCTGGCCGGCGGCACCGGCTCGACCACGATGGCGGTGAACCTGGCGTGGGAGCTTGCCGCGCTCAGCGAGCAGGAGGAGCCCAGCGTCTGCCTGCTGGATCTGGACCTGCAGCATGGTTCGGTTTCCACTTATCTGGACCTGCCCCGCCGCGAGGTGGTGATGGAAATGCTGAGCGAGTCCGAAAGCATGGACGAGGAACTGTTCGGCCAGTCACTGCTGCCGTTCCAGGAGAAGCTGCAGGTTCTGACCGCCCCGCTGGAGATGGTGCCGCTGGACCTCCTGTCGCCCGAGGACATCACCCGGGTGATCGAAATGGCGCGCAGCCACTTTGATTTTGTCGTCATCGACATGCCGCACACGCTGGTTCAGTGGTCCGAAACCGTGCTGACCACGGCGCATGTCTATTTCGCCCTGATTGAGCTGGACATGCGCTCGGCCCAGAACGCGCTGCGCATGAAACGCGCCCTGCAGTCGGAGGACCTGCCGTTCGAAAAGCTGCGCTTTGCGCTGAACCGGGCGCCCAAGTTCACCGATCTTGCCGGCAAAAGCCGGGTCAAGCGGATGGCCGAATCCCTGAGCATCTCGATCGACCTGCAATTGCCCGACGGCGGCAAGCAGGTGCTGCAAAGCTGCGACCACGGGCTGCCGCTGGCTGTGTCGGCAGCAAAGAATCCCTTGCGCAAGGAAATCGCCAAGCTTGCGGCCTCGCTGCATGCGCTGGGCCGCAGTGAAGCAGAAGCCGCCTGA
- a CDS encoding OmpA family protein, which produces MIRTAAILGLLLTAAACEREAGRELNRGGTFGEATLNNAAVMSNDRSFTIQLAGRFAQEVPTTITFDFDSAQLDQSARAVLDQQAHWIRQFPEVRFRVFGHTDAVGSDAYNRALGLRRARAAVNYLVSRGISRSRLEAVISHGETQPLIPTPERERRNRRTVTEVSGFLKNHQSVLDGKYAQIIYREYLESAVPATTLTQQKSLERTLQ; this is translated from the coding sequence ATGATCAGAACCGCCGCAATTCTCGGCCTTCTCCTCACCGCTGCCGCCTGCGAGCGGGAAGCCGGGCGCGAGCTGAACCGCGGGGGAACCTTTGGCGAGGCCACCCTCAACAACGCGGCGGTGATGAGCAACGATCGCAGCTTTACCATCCAGCTGGCCGGCCGCTTCGCCCAGGAAGTGCCGACCACCATCACCTTTGACTTTGACAGCGCGCAGCTGGATCAGTCCGCCCGCGCGGTGCTGGACCAGCAGGCGCATTGGATCCGGCAGTTCCCCGAGGTGCGGTTCCGCGTCTTCGGCCACACCGATGCGGTCGGCAGCGACGCCTACAACCGCGCGCTTGGCCTGCGCCGGGCCCGGGCGGCTGTGAATTACCTGGTTTCCCGCGGCATCAGCCGCAGCCGCCTGGAAGCGGTGATCTCGCACGGGGAAACCCAGCCGCTGATCCCGACGCCGGAACGCGAGCGCCGCAACCGCCGCACCGTCACCGAGGTGAGCGGCTTCCTCAAGAACCACCAGTCGGTGCTGGACGGCAAGTACGCCCAGATCATCTACCGCGAGTATCTGGAGAGCGCGGTTCCGGCCACAACCCTGACCCAGCAGAAGTCGCTGGAGCGCACCCTGCAATAA
- a CDS encoding type II and III secretion system protein family protein: MAIRRFVAAALMGLSLIGVPQADGAWAQSLRVVKKGTAATLDVPMNRAVVVESEIPFAELSIANPSIADISSLSDRTIYVLGKSPGLTTLTLLDGSGRLITNVDVRVAADVTEFKQRLRQILPNEKIEVRTANDGIVLSGTVSSSARLQRALDLAERYAPERVSNLMSVGGVQQVMLKVRFAEMQRSVSKSLSASLGFNGGTGNGRTGGYNTLNTSGALANSLAGNIPAANENTGAFLFGFNAGSVQVSLLLEALEQKGVVRTLAEPNLSALSGQEAKFLAGGEYPVPVAQEGGVITIEFKPFGIELNFIPRVIDGDLINLELNAAVSAIDPTNSLELSGLTIDAFSRRETSTTVEMRDGESFAIAGLIRDEFLDNSSQLPWLGDVPVLGALFRSADYQREQTELVIIVSAHLVTPTRGEALTLPTDRVAPPSEKDLFLFGRTSRNRAGPAAEVAKQDFNGSYGYVLD; this comes from the coding sequence ATGGCAATTCGACGGTTCGTGGCGGCGGCCCTGATGGGTCTATCGCTGATTGGCGTGCCGCAGGCAGATGGGGCCTGGGCACAGTCTTTGCGGGTGGTGAAAAAGGGCACGGCGGCAACGCTGGACGTTCCGATGAACCGCGCGGTAGTGGTGGAAAGCGAAATTCCCTTTGCCGAACTCAGCATCGCCAACCCCAGCATTGCCGATATCTCCTCGCTGTCCGACCGCACCATCTATGTTCTGGGCAAATCGCCGGGCCTGACGACACTGACACTGCTCGACGGCTCCGGCCGGCTGATCACCAACGTCGACGTGCGGGTGGCCGCCGACGTGACCGAGTTCAAGCAGCGCCTGCGCCAGATCCTGCCCAATGAGAAAATCGAGGTGCGCACCGCCAATGACGGCATCGTGCTGTCCGGCACCGTGTCCAGCTCGGCCCGGCTGCAGCGGGCGCTGGATCTGGCAGAGCGCTATGCGCCTGAGCGGGTCAGCAACCTGATGTCGGTGGGCGGCGTGCAGCAGGTGATGCTCAAGGTCCGCTTTGCCGAAATGCAGCGCTCTGTCTCGAAATCGCTCAGCGCCTCGCTGGGCTTCAACGGCGGCACCGGCAACGGCCGCACCGGCGGTTACAACACCCTGAACACCTCCGGCGCGCTGGCCAACTCTCTGGCCGGCAACATCCCCGCCGCCAACGAAAACACCGGCGCCTTCCTGTTCGGCTTCAACGCAGGCTCCGTTCAGGTCAGCCTGCTGCTGGAAGCGCTGGAGCAGAAGGGCGTGGTCCGCACACTGGCCGAACCCAACCTCTCCGCCCTCTCGGGTCAGGAAGCGAAGTTCCTGGCAGGCGGCGAATACCCTGTGCCGGTGGCCCAGGAAGGCGGCGTGATCACCATCGAATTCAAACCCTTCGGGATTGAGCTGAACTTCATTCCGCGGGTGATTGACGGCGACCTGATCAATCTCGAACTGAACGCCGCGGTTTCCGCCATCGACCCGACCAATTCGCTGGAACTCAGCGGCCTGACCATCGACGCCTTCTCCCGCCGCGAGACCTCCACCACGGTGGAAATGCGCGACGGCGAAAGCTTTGCCATTGCCGGGCTGATCCGCGACGAATTCCTCGACAACTCCTCGCAGCTGCCGTGGCTGGGTGACGTGCCGGTGCTGGGCGCGCTGTTCCGCAGCGCCGATTACCAGCGCGAGCAGACCGAGCTGGTGATCATCGTCAGCGCCCATCTGGTCACCCCGACCCGCGGCGAGGCGCTGACCCTGCCCACCGACCGGGTGGCACCGCCCAGCGAGAAGGATCTGTTCCTGTTCGGGCGCACGTCCCGCAACCGCGCCGGGCCTGCCGCCGAGGTCGCCAAGCAGGATTTCAACGGATCTTACGGCTACGTGCTGGACTGA
- the cpaB gene encoding Flp pilus assembly protein CpaB — translation MRAVFGLVLIVGVALAGGAVMMAKNYISAYQNELARERAARAETVPTVDVFVATKPLKYGERLSQDAVRAVRWPENAIPEGAYTTLDALFPPQSGDKLRVVLRAMEKDEAVMAVKVTAPGEDAGITSRLQRGMRAFAIKVDVSSGVSGFLRPGDKVDVYWTGMMPGAGGSRGEVTRLIETNVELVAVDQSAGGDINEAIIARTVTVAAKPAQVAALAQAQTTGRLSLALVGAGDDTIASVVEVDQRTLLGLGALEAPQEVEKEKICTIRTRRGAEVVEIPIPCAN, via the coding sequence ATGCGTGCAGTTTTCGGACTAGTGCTGATTGTCGGTGTCGCCCTCGCCGGCGGCGCCGTGATGATGGCCAAGAACTATATCTCGGCCTATCAGAATGAACTGGCACGCGAGCGCGCCGCCCGCGCCGAGACGGTGCCGACCGTGGACGTGTTTGTCGCCACCAAGCCGCTGAAATACGGCGAGCGTCTGTCCCAGGACGCGGTGCGCGCCGTGCGCTGGCCGGAAAACGCCATTCCCGAAGGCGCCTATACCACCCTGGACGCACTCTTCCCCCCGCAAAGCGGCGACAAGCTGCGGGTGGTGCTGCGCGCCATGGAGAAGGATGAGGCGGTCATGGCCGTCAAGGTCACCGCACCGGGCGAGGATGCCGGCATCACCTCCCGGCTGCAGCGCGGCATGCGCGCCTTTGCGATCAAGGTCGATGTGTCCTCCGGCGTCTCGGGCTTCCTGCGCCCCGGCGACAAGGTCGATGTCTACTGGACCGGCATGATGCCCGGCGCCGGCGGCTCCCGCGGGGAAGTCACCCGGCTGATCGAAACCAATGTGGAACTGGTCGCCGTGGATCAGAGCGCCGGCGGCGACATCAACGAGGCCATCATCGCCCGCACAGTTACTGTCGCGGCCAAGCCCGCACAGGTGGCGGCGCTGGCTCAGGCGCAGACCACCGGGCGGCTGTCGCTGGCCCTGGTGGGCGCAGGCGACGACACCATTGCCTCGGTGGTCGAAGTGGACCAGCGCACGCTGCTGGGACTGGGCGCCCTGGAGGCGCCGCAGGAGGTGGAAAAGGAAAAGATCTGCACCATCCGCACCCGCCGCGGCGCCGAAGTTGTGGAAATCCCGATCCCGTGCGCCAACTAG
- a CDS encoding Flp family type IVb pilin, with protein sequence MIKFFKNFRKDESGAVTVDWVVLTAAVAALGGVVYTAIEDGASDLTSKTGSYLGTQAPT encoded by the coding sequence ATGATCAAATTCTTCAAAAACTTCCGCAAAGACGAATCCGGTGCCGTGACTGTTGACTGGGTTGTGCTGACCGCAGCCGTGGCCGCTCTGGGCGGCGTTGTCTATACCGCCATCGAAGACGGCGCGTCGGACCTGACCAGCAAAACCGGCTCCTATCTGGGCACCCAGGCTCCGACCTGA
- a CDS encoding Flp family type IVb pilin, with protein sequence MIKFFKNFRKDESGAVTVDWVVLTAAVAALGGVVYTAIEDGASDLTSKTGSYLGTQAPT encoded by the coding sequence ATGATCAAATTCTTCAAAAACTTCCGCAAAGACGAATCCGGCGCCGTGACTGTTGACTGGGTTGTGCTGACCGCAGCCGTGGCCGCTCTGGGCGGCGTTGTCTACACCGCCATCGAAGACGGCGCATCGGACCTGACCAGCAAAACCGGCTCCTATCTGGGCACCCAGGCTCCGACCTAA
- a CDS encoding lytic transglycosylase domain-containing protein — MAVRNAILALAACAVPLTAAGQEAPPQPFPEFEAKRVKPPAPGTGKRITVQIEPQPEARAAAPVPVLAESAELPAGRYGWFWDKISPGLEESGPGRLDDALQALAGAKGLAAPRLQLMQEIAQARGVQILTESASTQVSPALVLAVIAVESAGKADAISSAGAQGLMQLMPDTAARFGVTDSLEAHQNISGGIRYLDWLMKEFGGDPILVLAGYNAGEGAVRSHKGVPPFAETRDYVPKVLAAYQVARGLCLTPPQLISDGCVFRVMN, encoded by the coding sequence ATGGCAGTCCGTAACGCGATTTTGGCACTGGCGGCCTGTGCCGTGCCCCTGACAGCAGCGGGGCAGGAGGCGCCGCCGCAACCGTTTCCCGAGTTCGAGGCGAAACGGGTGAAACCGCCTGCGCCAGGCACCGGCAAGCGCATCACCGTGCAGATCGAACCGCAGCCGGAGGCCAGGGCGGCTGCGCCGGTTCCGGTGCTGGCAGAGAGTGCAGAGCTGCCCGCCGGGCGGTACGGATGGTTCTGGGACAAGATCTCGCCCGGGCTGGAGGAGAGCGGGCCGGGACGCCTGGACGATGCCCTGCAGGCGCTGGCCGGGGCCAAGGGGCTGGCGGCGCCGCGGTTGCAGCTGATGCAGGAAATCGCCCAGGCCCGCGGTGTGCAGATCCTGACCGAAAGCGCCAGCACCCAGGTTTCGCCTGCCCTGGTGCTGGCCGTGATTGCTGTTGAATCCGCGGGCAAGGCGGATGCAATCAGTTCCGCCGGTGCCCAGGGGCTGATGCAGCTGATGCCGGACACTGCGGCGCGCTTCGGCGTGACGGACTCGCTTGAGGCGCATCAGAACATCTCGGGGGGTATCCGCTATCTCGACTGGCTGATGAAGGAGTTCGGCGGCGACCCGATCCTGGTGCTGGCCGGCTACAACGCGGGCGAGGGTGCCGTGCGCAGCCACAAGGGGGTGCCGCCCTTTGCCGAAACACGGGATTACGTGCCCAAGGTCCTTGCCGCCTATCAGGTGGCCCGGGGCCTGTGCCTGACGCCGCCGCAGCTGATCTCCGACGGCTGCGTGTTCCGGGTGATGAACTAG
- a CDS encoding TetR/AcrR family transcriptional regulator has product MRPNKRDELVSKALDVFYRSGFHATGMDMLVKETGISKTSIYKHFRTKDDLIVAVLHLRDENFRSWLFSRMAALSDTPAGQLLAMFTALGEWFGRAEFAGCMFIKASAEFQNRAHPVYQQSTEHKQMLLEHFTGLAKSAGASDPAGLARQLLTLKEGAIVLSAMSVTPDPAGDARHTARMLLEPYLAEG; this is encoded by the coding sequence ATGCGCCCCAACAAGCGAGACGAACTGGTCAGCAAAGCCCTGGACGTTTTCTACCGAAGCGGGTTCCACGCAACGGGAATGGACATGCTGGTCAAGGAGACCGGCATCTCCAAGACCTCCATCTACAAGCATTTCCGCACCAAGGACGACCTGATTGTTGCCGTGCTGCACCTGCGGGACGAGAACTTCCGCTCTTGGCTGTTCAGCCGGATGGCTGCTTTGTCGGACACACCCGCCGGGCAGCTGCTTGCGATGTTCACGGCTCTGGGCGAATGGTTCGGCAGAGCTGAATTCGCAGGCTGCATGTTCATAAAGGCCAGCGCCGAGTTCCAGAACCGGGCGCATCCGGTGTACCAGCAGTCGACGGAGCACAAGCAGATGCTGCTGGAGCATTTTACCGGCCTGGCCAAATCAGCCGGCGCGTCTGACCCCGCAGGTCTCGCGCGGCAGCTTCTGACGTTGAAGGAAGGCGCAATCGTTCTGTCGGCCATGTCGGTGACCCCGGATCCGGCAGGGGACGCGCGGCACACTGCCCGGATGCTGCTTGAGCCCTATCTGGCGGAGGGCTGA
- a CDS encoding CoA transferase subunit B gives MAWDRNQMAERAAQELEDGMYVNLGIGIPTLVANYVGDKDITLQSENGMLGMGPFPYEGDEDPDLINAGKQTITELARTSYFDSATSFGMIRGGKIAAAILGAMEVAENGDLANWMIPGKLVKGMGGAMDLVAGVGRVIVVMDHTNKHGESKVLKECTLPLTGKGVVDRIITNLGVLDVVDGGLKIVELAEGVSEEELRSSTEATIVG, from the coding sequence ATGGCTTGGGACCGCAATCAAATGGCCGAGCGCGCTGCGCAGGAGCTGGAAGACGGCATGTATGTGAACCTCGGCATCGGAATTCCGACGCTGGTGGCGAACTACGTGGGCGACAAGGACATCACCCTGCAGTCGGAGAACGGCATGCTGGGCATGGGCCCCTTCCCCTATGAGGGCGATGAGGATCCGGACCTGATCAACGCGGGCAAGCAGACCATCACCGAGCTGGCGCGCACCTCCTACTTCGACAGTGCCACCTCTTTCGGCATGATCCGCGGCGGCAAGATCGCGGCGGCGATCCTAGGCGCGATGGAAGTGGCCGAAAACGGCGACCTGGCCAACTGGATGATTCCGGGCAAGCTGGTCAAGGGCATGGGCGGCGCCATGGATCTGGTTGCCGGCGTCGGCCGCGTGATCGTGGTGATGGACCACACCAACAAGCACGGCGAGAGCAAAGTTCTGAAGGAATGCACCCTCCCGCTGACCGGCAAGGGCGTGGTCGACCGCATCATCACCAATCTGGGTGTTCTGGATGTCGTCGATGGCGGACTGAAGATCGTCGAGCTGGCCGAGGGTGTCAGCGAAGAGGAGCTGCGCAGCTCCACCGAAGCCACCATCGTCGGCTGA
- a CDS encoding CoA transferase subunit A translates to MKKVYANAAEALDGLLHDGMLIAAGGFGLCGIPELLLQAIKDAGTKDLTFASNNAGVDDFGIGILLQTKQVKKMISSYVGENAEFMRQYLSGELELEFNPQGTLAERMRAGGCGIPGFYTKTGVGTVIAEGKEHKDFNGETYILEEGIFADLSIVKAWKADDTGNLIFRKTARNFNPPAAMCGKICVAEVEEIVPRGALDPDQIHLPGIYVHRIIQGEHEKRIEQRTTRKREEA, encoded by the coding sequence ATGAAAAAGGTTTACGCCAACGCCGCCGAAGCGCTCGACGGGCTGCTTCACGACGGCATGCTGATCGCCGCGGGGGGCTTTGGCCTCTGCGGCATCCCCGAACTGCTTTTGCAGGCAATCAAGGACGCGGGCACCAAGGACCTGACCTTTGCCTCCAACAATGCAGGCGTCGACGATTTCGGCATCGGCATCCTGCTGCAGACCAAGCAGGTGAAGAAGATGATCTCCTCCTACGTGGGCGAGAACGCGGAATTCATGCGCCAGTACCTGTCGGGCGAGCTGGAGCTGGAATTCAACCCGCAGGGCACCCTGGCCGAGCGCATGCGCGCCGGCGGCTGCGGCATTCCGGGCTTTTACACCAAGACCGGCGTCGGCACCGTGATCGCCGAGGGCAAGGAGCACAAGGACTTCAACGGCGAGACCTATATCCTGGAGGAGGGCATCTTTGCCGATCTCTCCATCGTGAAGGCCTGGAAGGCGGATGACACCGGCAACCTGATCTTCCGCAAGACCGCCCGCAACTTCAACCCGCCCGCCGCAATGTGCGGCAAGATCTGCGTGGCGGAAGTGGAGGAAATCGTGCCCCGCGGCGCGCTTGACCCCGACCAGATCCACCTGCCGGGCATCTACGTGCACCGCATCATCCAGGGCGAGCACGAGAAGCGCATCGAGCAGCGCACCACCCGCAAGCGTGAGGAGGCTTGA
- a CDS encoding VOC family protein, translating to MKVTQYYPVLQTNDVAGTAAFYQTHFGFRPAFESDWYVHLQSCSDPAVNLAILEGTHPTIPEAGRGNSAGVILNFEVEDAAAEYTRLTGAGLPVLKPLTDENFGQRHFITADPNGVLIDVITPIPPSAEFADQYAEDALPV from the coding sequence ATGAAAGTGACCCAATACTATCCGGTGCTGCAAACAAACGACGTCGCGGGCACCGCCGCATTCTACCAAACCCACTTCGGCTTCAGGCCGGCCTTTGAATCGGATTGGTACGTCCATCTTCAGTCCTGCTCTGACCCCGCCGTGAACCTGGCAATCCTGGAGGGCACCCACCCGACGATCCCCGAAGCCGGGCGCGGCAACAGTGCCGGCGTCATCCTGAACTTCGAGGTCGAGGACGCCGCGGCCGAATACACCCGGCTGACCGGCGCGGGCCTGCCGGTCCTGAAGCCGCTCACCGACGAAAACTTCGGTCAGCGCCACTTCATCACCGCGGACCCGAACGGCGTGCTGATCGATGTCATCACCCCGATCCCGCCCAGCGCGGAGTTTGCAGACCAATACGCCGAAGACGCCCTGCCAGTGTGA